AGGCAATGGAATTCGGCGCCACGAGCGAGGACATCGCCTACACCTGCCACGCCCACCCGACGCATGCCGAAGCCTTCAAGGAAGCGGCGATGGCGGTGCAGGGCAAGCCGATCCACGTCTGAACCATGACTGACGTCGTCCCCGTTGAGGCGGGGACCTCAGGCGACAGGATGCCGAGGTCCCCGCCTGCGCGGGGACGACGTTCGTTTCGCGCGACCCTTCGCCGCTGGCACGTCTGGCTAGGCTGGATCGTCGGGCTACCGCTTCTGTTCTGGACCCTGTCGGGCCTCGTGATGGTGTGGAAGCCGATCGAGGAAACGCGCGGGAGCAACCTGCTGCGGCCCGCCGATCCGGTGACGCTGACCCGGCCGGCGGTGCTTCCGGGTGCGGTCGCCGGCCTGCCCCTGGCGAAGGTCGCGCTCGAGCAACGCGCCGCCGGCCCGCGCTGGGTGATCGAGGTGCGCAAGGGGCCGACGCGGCTGGCCGATCCGCTTACCGGCACATTGCTCGGCCCGGCGAGCGCCGCCGATGCGGCGGCCGAGGTCACGCATCGCTATACGGGCACGGCCCGCATCGCTTCGGTCACGCGCACCAGCGCCGACGCGCCGCCGCTCGAATTGAGGCGGCCGATCGACGCCTGGGCGGTGACGATGAGCGACGGCACCCGTTTCTACGTCGACGCCGCGACCGGCGGGGTGGTGGCGACGCGCACCGGCTGGTGGCGCTTCTACGACTGGATGTGGGGGCTTCACATCATGGACCTCCAAGAACGCGAGGACACGCATCACCCGCTGCTGATCGGCTTTGCTGCGGTGTCGCTGCTGAGTGTCATCATGGCGCTGGTCCTGCTGCCGCTGGTAAGCCGCCGCCGCCGCTCCTAGATAACGGTCATGGGATATGAAGCCGAGCTCAAGCTCTTCATCGACGGCGCCTGGCGCCAGGGGGAGGGCGACCGCGCGCCCGTGATCAATCCGGCGACGGGCGGCACCATCGCCGAACTGCCGCTCGCCAGTACGGCCGAACTCGACGAGGCGCTCGAGGCCGCCAACCGGGCCTGGCCCGCGTGGCGGGCGACCGACGTCGAGACCCGCGGCGCGATCCTGCACAAGGCCGCCGCCCTGATGCGCGAGCGCGCGCCGGCGATCGGAATGATGCTGACGCAGGAGCAGGGCAAGCCGCTCCAGGAGGCCGTCGGCGAAGTCTATGGCGCCGCGCAGATGTTCGACTATTTCGCCGAGGAGGCGAAGCGGCAGGGCGGGCGCGTTCTGGTCCGTCCTGCGGGACAGCGCTCGATCGTCATTCCGCAACCCGTGGGTCCGACCGCGACCTTCACGCCCTGGAATTTCCCCATCTATCTCCTCGCCAAGAAGGTCGCCGCGGCGCTGGCGGCGGGCTGCACCGTCATCTCCAAGCCGCCTGAGGAAACCCCCGGCTGCACCGGTGCCATGGCCAAGGCGCTCGACGACGCGGGCATTCCCAAGGGTGTGTTCCAGCTGGTTCACGGCGTGCCCGACACCGTCTCGCGCCACCTCATCGGCAGCCCGGTCATCCGCAAGATCAGCTTCACCGGCTCGACCGGGGTCGGCAAGCACCTGATGAAGCTCGCCGCCGACGGCATGAAGCGCATCACCATGGAACTCGGTGGCCACGCACCCGTGCTGGTGTTCGACGACTGCGACCTCGACAAGACACTCGACATGCTCGTCCCGCAGAAGTTCCGGAACGCCGGCCAGGTGTGCGTGTCGCCCACCCGCTTCTACGTCCAGGAAGGCATTTACGACGCCTTCGCCAAGGGCTTCGCCGAGCGCACTGCGAAGGTGAAGGTCGGCAACGGGCTCGAGGACGGCATCGCCATGGGCCCGCTCGCGAACGAGCGGCGGCTTCCGGCAATCGCGGGGCTGGTCGAGGACGCCCGGGCCAAGGGCGCGCGCGTGCTTGCGGGCGGCGAGGCCGGTGACGGCGGCTTCTTCTTCCAGCCGACCGTCCTCGCCGACGTCCCCAACGACGCGCAGGCGATGAACGTCGAGCCGTTCGGTCCGGTGGCGCTTATGCGCTCCTTCAAGACCGAGGACGAAGCGCTCGACGAGGCGAACCGGCTACCCTTCGGTCTCGCCGCCTTCGTCTTCACCGAGAACGGCCGCCGCGCCAACCGCCTCGGCGACGGGATCGAGAGCGGCATGGTGGGGATCAATACCTTCGCCATCTCGAGCGCGGACGCGCCGTTTGGCGGGGTCAAGGAATCGGGCTCGGGCTCCGAGGGCGGGGTCGAGGGCCTCGCGAGCTATCAGGTGACCAAGGCCATCCACCAGGCGTGAGCGGGCGGCTGACCGCCACCGGCGCCGTGCTCGCCGCGCTCGCGGTGGGGTTCGGCGCGTTCGGCGCGCATGCGTTGAAGGGGCAGTTCGATGCCGAAGCGCTCGGCTGGTGGCAGACGGCGGTGGCCTATCTCCTGCCGCATGCCGTCGCGGTGGTCGCGATCGGTCTGGCGAAGCGGCCGCGGCTGGCGCTTGCCGCGTGGTTGCTCGCGGGCGGGGCGGCGCTCTTCGCCGCGACCCTGTTCGCCATGGCGCTGGGGGCGCCGCGCTGGTTCGGCGCGATCACGCCGCTCGGCGGCACCGCCATGATTGCGGGCTGGCTGCTGCTCGGCTGGCGGGCCTTGAAGGAGGATTGAGGCCCCGCTAATCCGGCGCCGCCCATGTGCTCGGGCGAACGCACTCTTGCCTGAGGAAGCGAATGCCCGAGCTTGCCATTGTCTATGAGCATCCCCTGTGGTTCGAACCGCTTTTCGCGGCGCTCGACCGGGCGGGAATCGACTTCGTGAAGATCCCGATCGGCGACCATGGCTTCGATCCCGCCGGCTCGCCCCCGCCCGCGCGCGTCATCTTCAACCGTGTCGCCATGTCGAGTTTCCTGCGCGAGCCCGAGCATCCGCTTTACCATGCGATGGCGCTGTTCGACCATTGGCGGCGGCAGGGCGCGACGGTGCTCAACGGGCCCGAGGTGATGGCGATCGACAGCAGCAAGGCGCGGCAATTGTCGCTGCTTTCCACGCTCGGGCTCGCGACGCCGCGCACCCGTGTCGTCCACCGCGCCGCCGACCTCGAGCGCGAGGCCGAGGCGATCGGCTACCCGCTGCTGGTCAAGGCCAATGTCGGCGGCTCGGGCGCCGGGATCATGCGCTTCGACAGCGCCGCCGAACTCAGCGCCGTGGTCGCGGCGGGCGAGGCACCGAGTTCGGTCGATCGGGTGCTGCTGGTGCAGGAAGCGATTCCCGCGCGCGACGGCGTCATCTGGCGGATCGAGACGCTCGGCGGCCAATTCCTCTACGCGATCACCGTCGATGGCGCGGGACAGTTCGACCTTTGCCCGGCCGACGCCTGCGACGACGAGCGTGGCACCCCCATCGCCATGACCGCCTTCGATCCGCCGCCGGAGATCGTCGCCGGGGCCGAGCGGGTCGCGGCGGCGATCGGCATGGACGTCGGCGGGGTCGAGGTGATGGTCGACGACCGCGACGGGACGCCCAAATTCTATGACATCAACGCGCTGTCGAACTTCGTCGCGCGGCCGGTCGAGGTGCTGGGCTGGGACCCGCACGACCGGCTGGTCGAATGGCTCAAGGCGCGGATCGCGGAGGCTGGCAAATGAGGTTCGGTTACTGGATGCCCGTGTTCGGCGGCTGGCTTCGCAACGATCCCGACGAGGGGCCAGCGGCGAGCTGGGAGGCCGTTCGCGACCTGACCCTTCGCTCGGAGGAAAAGGGCTGGGACCTGTCGCTCATCGCCGAGCTCTACCTTAACGACATCAAGGGGATCGAGCAGCCCGCGCTGGATGCGTGGAGCACGGCCGCGGCGCTCGCGGCGGTGACACGGTCGATCGAGCTGATGGTCGCGGTCCGACCCAATTTCCATCATCCGGCGCTGCTCGCCAAGCAGGCGGCCAACATCGACCGCATCTCGGGCGGGCGCCTCGCGCTCAATGTCGTCTCGAGCTGGTGGAAGGCGGAGGCCGAGCAATATGGCCTCGCCTTCGACCAGCATGACGACCGTTACGCGCGGACCGCCGAGTGGCTGACCGTGGTCGACGGGCTGTGGCGCGATGAGCGCTTCACCCATGAGGGCGAGCGCTACCGGCTGAAGGACGCCATCGTCGCGCCCAAGCCGGTGCGGCGGCCGGTGGTCTATGCCGGCGGCGAGAGCGAGGCGGCCAAGACGCTGATCGCCACCCAGTGCGACGCTTATGTGATGCACGGCGATCCGGTCGAGGCGATCGCGCCCAAGATCGCCGACATGCGCGCGCGGCGCGAAAAGGCGGGCGGGCCGCCGATGCCGTTCGGCATGGCCGCTTACGTCATCGTCCGCGAAACCGAGGCGGCGGCGCAGGCCGAGCTCGAGCGGATCACCGCCATGCCCAGCGAGCCGCCGCCCGGCTTCGCCAATTTCGACCAGTGGCTGAGCGGGACCGAGCTCGAGCGCACGCTCAAGCTGCAGGAATATAGCGTCTCGAACCGCGGGCTTCGTCCCAACCTCGTCGGCACTCCCGAGCAGATCGCCGATCGAATCCGGGCCTATGAGGCCGTGGGGCTCGACCTGCTGCTCCTCCAGATGAGCCCGCAGGCGGAGGAAATGGACCGTTTCGCCGACACCGTCATGGCGCCGATGAAGGCCGGAAAGCTGTAGTGCTGACCCGAAGCGGTACAGTCTTTGGGCTTAACCAATTTCGGTAGGGAGCGGGGCCTTTCCATGCGCGTTGGTGGAGCGCATAAACACTTTCGTAACCATCTTGCGACGAAGGCCCCCAGTTGAGCGCTCCGTTCCGTTTCCCGAAATTCTTCGTCACCTCGCCGGCCCCTTGCCCGTACCTTCCGGGCAAGATCGAACGGAAGGTGTTCACGGAATTGTCGGGTCACCACGCCGGTGAGCTGAACGAGGCGCTGGGCCGGATCGGCTTCCGCCGCTCGCAGTCGGTGGCCTACCGGCCGAGCTGCATCGAGTGCCAGGCCTGCGTCTCGGTCCGGGTCGCCGCCAACGAATTCGTGCCCTCGACCACCCAGAAGAAACTGATCCGCCGGCATTCGGACCTTGAGGTGACGGCCTGCAAGCCGTGGACCACCGAAGAGCAGTTCGAACTCCTGCGACGCTATCTGTCGGTCCGGCACCCCGGCGGCGGGATGGCCGAGATGGACGAGAACGACTTTGCTGACATGGTCGAGCAGACCCCGGTCCGCACCTATGTCGTCGAATATCGCGAGCCGTCGGTCGACGAGCGCCCGGGCCGGTTGGTCGGCGCCTGCCTCAGCGACCAGCAGAGCGACGGGCTGAGCATGATCTATTCCTTCTACGATCCAAGTCTGACCGACCGGAAGGGGCTCGGCACCTTCATCATCCTCGACCACATCAACCGCGCCGCACGGGCCGGGCTGCCTTACGTCTACCTCGGCTATTGGGTCGAGGGTTCGGAGCGGATGGCCTACAAAGCGAGCTTCCGGCCGATCGAGAAGCTCGGCCGTGACGGGTGGAAGCGGTTCGAGCCCGGTCCGGCGGTGCCGACCGCCAAGGTTCGGACGCCGGGCCTCCTCAAGGTCTGAGCTTCAGCCGACCGCGGTCCCGAAGAGGCGACCGACCCCGGCGGTGACGAGCATCGCCATCGCGCCCCAGAACCCGACCCGCAACACCGAGCGCCCGATCGGTGCGCCGCCGAGCTTCGCCCCGACCGCGCCGAGGATGACGAGGCAAAGCAGTGACACGATCACGACCGCCGGGATCAGCTGCGCCACCGGGACGAGCAGCACTGCCAGCAGCGGCGCCCCGGCGCCGGCGGTAAAGGTCAGCGCCGAGGTGATCGCGGCCTGGAGCGGACGCGCGGTGGTGATTTCGGAGATGCCGAGTTCGTCGCGAGCGTGCGCGCCGAGCGCATCATGCGCCATCATCTGGCCGGCCACCTGGAGCGCGAGCGACTTTTCGACCCCGCGCTCCTCGTAGATCTTCGCCAGCTCGAGCGTCTCGGCCTCGGGAATGGTGGCGAGCTCGACCCGTTCGCGCGCGAGGTCGGCCTGTTCGGTGTCGGACTGCGAGCTGACCGAGACATATTCGCCCGCGGCCATCGACATCGCGCCCGCGACCAGCGCGGCGATGCCGGCGATCAGCACTTCGTTCCGCCCTGCAGCCGAGGCGGCGACGCCGACGATCAGGCTGCCGGTCGAGACGATCCCGTCATTGGCGCCGAGGACCGCGGCACGGAGCCAGCCGATGCGGCCCATGGCATGGCGTTCGCCGTGTGCGCGTTGGCTGCTCATTTCAGCGCCACTCCTCGAAGAGCTTGTGGACGTCGCCGCCATTGGCGGCAAGCCGCGCCTCGACCTTCTTGCGGCCGGTCCAGTAGGCGAGGGCGGGGCGGGTCATGCGGGTGGCGATCAGCTGACGCGCCTCGGCATCGGTCAGCGCGCTGCTTCCCGCGACGTGATCGGCATAGCCCTCGACCAGTTCCTTGGACATGAAGAGCGAACGGAGCGTGCCGAATTCGGCACGGATGGCGCCATGGGTCAGCTCATGGGCGACGATGTCGGTCAGCCGGCGACGCGCGCCATAGGCGTTGGTCATCGTGTCACGGGCAGGATCGGCGTGGTTGATGATCACCGGCTCGCCGATCGGTCGGCTGAGCGCGAAGGCGTCGGCGGCCGAAACGGCCAGCCAGCGCCAGCGCCAGCCGCCGTCGGTCAGGAAGATCGCCTGGTCGAGTGGCGGCGCCTTGCCGAGCGGATCGGCCAGGACCTTGGCGTCGGCGCCCGCGACGATCGACTCGACGCGCGGGTGGATCGGCTGTTCGGAATAGACGCGGTGCGCGCCGACCTTCGCCTGGTAGGGGAAGGCGAGAAGCTGCGGAGCGACGAGCGGCGAGGCGAGGAGCAGGAGGGCGGCGCCGAGGATCCGGTTGATCCAGCGTCGGCGCTTGCCGCCCCTCGGCCCGGGCCGGATCAAGCGACCGCGGCTTCCGGTACTTCGATGCCGATCTCGCCCGCGTCGCGCAGGACGTAGCCGCGGCCCCAGACGGTTTCGATGTAATTGTCGCCGCCGCAGGCGAGGCTGAGCTTCTTGCGGAGCTTGCAGATGAAGACGTCGATGATCTTGAGTTCGGGCTCGTCCATCCCGCCGTAGAGATGGTTGAGGAACATTTCCTTGGTCAGCGTGGTGCCCTTGCGGAGCGAGAGCAGCTCCAGCATCGCATATTCCTTGCCGGTCAGGTGCACGCGGGCGCCGTCGACCTCGACCGTCTTGGCGTCGAGATTGACCGCGAGCTTGCCGGTGCGGATGACCGACTGGCTGTGGCCCTTCGAGCGGCGAACGATGGCGTGGATACGGGCGACGAGCTCATCGCGGTGGAAGGGCTTGGTGACGTAATCGTCGGCGCCGAAGCCC
This genomic window from Sphingomonas rosea contains:
- a CDS encoding PepSY domain-containing protein, whose protein sequence is MPRSPPARGRRSFRATLRRWHVWLGWIVGLPLLFWTLSGLVMVWKPIEETRGSNLLRPADPVTLTRPAVLPGAVAGLPLAKVALEQRAAGPRWVIEVRKGPTRLADPLTGTLLGPASAADAAAEVTHRYTGTARIASVTRTSADAPPLELRRPIDAWAVTMSDGTRFYVDAATGGVVATRTGWWRFYDWMWGLHIMDLQEREDTHHPLLIGFAAVSLLSVIMALVLLPLVSRRRRS
- a CDS encoding NAD-dependent succinate-semialdehyde dehydrogenase — translated: MGYEAELKLFIDGAWRQGEGDRAPVINPATGGTIAELPLASTAELDEALEAANRAWPAWRATDVETRGAILHKAAALMRERAPAIGMMLTQEQGKPLQEAVGEVYGAAQMFDYFAEEAKRQGGRVLVRPAGQRSIVIPQPVGPTATFTPWNFPIYLLAKKVAAALAAGCTVISKPPEETPGCTGAMAKALDDAGIPKGVFQLVHGVPDTVSRHLIGSPVIRKISFTGSTGVGKHLMKLAADGMKRITMELGGHAPVLVFDDCDLDKTLDMLVPQKFRNAGQVCVSPTRFYVQEGIYDAFAKGFAERTAKVKVGNGLEDGIAMGPLANERRLPAIAGLVEDARAKGARVLAGGEAGDGGFFFQPTVLADVPNDAQAMNVEPFGPVALMRSFKTEDEALDEANRLPFGLAAFVFTENGRRANRLGDGIESGMVGINTFAISSADAPFGGVKESGSGSEGGVEGLASYQVTKAIHQA
- a CDS encoding DUF423 domain-containing protein; amino-acid sequence: MSGRLTATGAVLAALAVGFGAFGAHALKGQFDAEALGWWQTAVAYLLPHAVAVVAIGLAKRPRLALAAWLLAGGAALFAATLFAMALGAPRWFGAITPLGGTAMIAGWLLLGWRALKED
- a CDS encoding alpha-L-glutamate ligase yields the protein MPELAIVYEHPLWFEPLFAALDRAGIDFVKIPIGDHGFDPAGSPPPARVIFNRVAMSSFLREPEHPLYHAMALFDHWRRQGATVLNGPEVMAIDSSKARQLSLLSTLGLATPRTRVVHRAADLEREAEAIGYPLLVKANVGGSGAGIMRFDSAAELSAVVAAGEAPSSVDRVLLVQEAIPARDGVIWRIETLGGQFLYAITVDGAGQFDLCPADACDDERGTPIAMTAFDPPPEIVAGAERVAAAIGMDVGGVEVMVDDRDGTPKFYDINALSNFVARPVEVLGWDPHDRLVEWLKARIAEAGK
- a CDS encoding LLM class flavin-dependent oxidoreductase, with amino-acid sequence MRFGYWMPVFGGWLRNDPDEGPAASWEAVRDLTLRSEEKGWDLSLIAELYLNDIKGIEQPALDAWSTAAALAAVTRSIELMVAVRPNFHHPALLAKQAANIDRISGGRLALNVVSSWWKAEAEQYGLAFDQHDDRYARTAEWLTVVDGLWRDERFTHEGERYRLKDAIVAPKPVRRPVVYAGGESEAAKTLIATQCDAYVMHGDPVEAIAPKIADMRARREKAGGPPMPFGMAAYVIVRETEAAAQAELERITAMPSEPPPGFANFDQWLSGTELERTLKLQEYSVSNRGLRPNLVGTPEQIADRIRAYEAVGLDLLLLQMSPQAEEMDRFADTVMAPMKAGKL
- a CDS encoding arginyltransferase; amino-acid sequence: MSAPFRFPKFFVTSPAPCPYLPGKIERKVFTELSGHHAGELNEALGRIGFRRSQSVAYRPSCIECQACVSVRVAANEFVPSTTQKKLIRRHSDLEVTACKPWTTEEQFELLRRYLSVRHPGGGMAEMDENDFADMVEQTPVRTYVVEYREPSVDERPGRLVGACLSDQQSDGLSMIYSFYDPSLTDRKGLGTFIILDHINRAARAGLPYVYLGYWVEGSERMAYKASFRPIEKLGRDGWKRFEPGPAVPTAKVRTPGLLKV
- a CDS encoding VIT family protein; its protein translation is MSSQRAHGERHAMGRIGWLRAAVLGANDGIVSTGSLIVGVAASAAGRNEVLIAGIAALVAGAMSMAAGEYVSVSSQSDTEQADLARERVELATIPEAETLELAKIYEERGVEKSLALQVAGQMMAHDALGAHARDELGISEITTARPLQAAITSALTFTAGAGAPLLAVLLVPVAQLIPAVVIVSLLCLVILGAVGAKLGGAPIGRSVLRVGFWGAMAMLVTAGVGRLFGTAVG
- the ctrA gene encoding response regulator transcription factor CtrA, encoding MRVLLIEDEPTTAKSIELMLGTEGFNVYTTDLGEEGLDLGKLYDYDIILLDLNLPDMHGYDVLKKLRTAKVATPVLILSGIGEMDSKVRALGFGADDYVTKPFHRDELVARIHAIVRRSKGHSQSVIRTGKLAVNLDAKTVEVDGARVHLTGKEYAMLELLSLRKGTTLTKEMFLNHLYGGMDEPELKIIDVFICKLRKKLSLACGGDNYIETVWGRGYVLRDAGEIGIEVPEAAVA